One genomic segment of Terriglobia bacterium includes these proteins:
- a CDS encoding GNAT family N-acetyltransferase translates to MTTQKLTPTIRLGTVDDASLLAELGARTFHDTFAADNAPEDMAAYLASSFSPEKQAAELVEPDVTFFIAEFEGAAAGYAQIRAGEVPACVAHRRSIELVRMYVSREWFGRGVGEALMEACIEAAGHAGYQSMWLGVWERNGRAQAFYRKWNFQVVGQHVFQLGSDPQADFLMERSQS, encoded by the coding sequence ATGACGACCCAAAAACTCACTCCCACAATTCGACTGGGCACGGTGGATGATGCCAGCCTGCTGGCGGAGCTTGGAGCGCGGACCTTCCACGACACTTTTGCGGCCGACAATGCGCCTGAAGACATGGCGGCTTACCTGGCCTCCTCATTCAGCCCCGAGAAGCAAGCGGCGGAGCTGGTTGAGCCGGATGTCACCTTTTTCATCGCTGAATTCGAAGGAGCGGCAGCAGGATATGCCCAGATACGAGCAGGGGAGGTTCCGGCCTGTGTCGCCCATCGCAGGTCGATTGAATTGGTTCGCATGTATGTGTCAAGGGAATGGTTCGGTCGGGGCGTGGGCGAGGCTTTGATGGAGGCTTGTATCGAGGCCGCCGGCCACGCAGGATATCAATCGATGTGGTTGGGCGTGTGGGAGCGCAACGGGCGGGCGCAGGCTTTCTACCGCAAATGGAACTTTCAGGTTGTTGGCCAGCATGTCTTCCAGTTGGGTTCCGATCCTCAGGCCGACTTCCTCATGGAGCGCTCCCAGTCATGA
- a CDS encoding metalloregulator ArsR/SmtB family transcription factor has translation MKKPPVNSPFNDIIRYADMLAAMGTESRLHIVRLLLAAHPDGMVVGEIQEELGISPSNLSHHLEKLKHEDLVQVTREGTFLRYRANTEALKELLTFLYAECCTRSKAIDPDQIVQLST, from the coding sequence ATGAAGAAGCCACCTGTCAACAGCCCATTCAATGACATTATCCGGTACGCCGACATGCTGGCCGCCATGGGAACCGAGTCCCGACTCCATATTGTAAGGCTGCTACTGGCTGCACATCCGGACGGCATGGTGGTCGGTGAGATTCAAGAGGAATTGGGGATTTCACCCTCTAACCTGTCACATCATCTGGAAAAACTCAAACACGAGGACCTCGTCCAGGTAACCCGGGAAGGCACATTCCTGCGTTACCGGGCGAATACCGAAGCCCTGAAAGAACTCCTGACCTTTCTGTATGCTGAATGCTGCACGCGCTCAAAGGCCATCGACCCCGATCAAATCGTTCAACTTTCCACCTAG
- a CDS encoding MdtA/MuxA family multidrug efflux RND transporter periplasmic adaptor subunit, with product MMSAYSPLEGSNTRIPPSVKEEEMKVRAHKRYWLWLLILILLAGVAWGAYKLRARSQEASAGKPGPGAGRAVPVAVAPVESRDVPVYLEGLGSVTAFNTVTVKSRVDGQLVEVVFREGQFVRAGDFLAQIDPRPYQVALDQMQGQLAKDQAQLDGARIDYARYQKLSQEGVTPRQQFDTQSALVNQLEGSVRADQAQINNQKLNLTYCRITAPIGGRIGLRLVDQGNIIHANDPNGLVVITQLQPIAVIFTLPQDQLPLVYKKLRDGVKFPADAYDRDNTTKLASGTLLTIDNQIDPNTGTYKLKAVFGNEDNVLFPNQFVNVHLLVDTRRGLTVVPAAAIQRGPQGAYVYVVTGGDSAKIRPVTIALTSGSYVGINEGLRPGESVVVDGQDKLQDGSKIDARTPTGGTAGAGGPGGGQRGGQGGRGGARGAGGRSQ from the coding sequence ATGATGTCCGCCTATAGTCCCCTGGAGGGGAGTAATACCCGAATTCCACCAAGCGTCAAAGAGGAGGAAATGAAGGTGCGCGCGCACAAACGCTATTGGCTTTGGCTCCTGATCCTGATCCTTTTGGCTGGAGTCGCCTGGGGTGCCTACAAGCTGAGAGCGCGCTCTCAGGAGGCGTCCGCAGGGAAGCCGGGCCCGGGCGCAGGACGTGCAGTGCCTGTTGCTGTGGCCCCGGTAGAAAGTAGAGATGTCCCTGTCTATCTGGAGGGTTTGGGATCGGTCACGGCCTTCAACACAGTTACCGTGAAGAGTCGGGTGGACGGACAACTCGTCGAGGTGGTGTTTCGCGAAGGCCAATTCGTGCGGGCTGGAGATTTTCTTGCTCAAATTGATCCACGCCCTTACCAGGTGGCGTTGGACCAGATGCAAGGGCAACTGGCGAAGGACCAGGCCCAGCTGGATGGGGCCCGAATCGATTATGCAAGATATCAAAAATTATCGCAGGAGGGGGTTACCCCACGGCAGCAATTCGATACGCAAAGTGCTCTGGTGAATCAGCTCGAAGGGTCCGTTCGCGCGGACCAGGCACAGATCAACAATCAGAAACTGAATTTGACCTACTGTCGAATCACGGCGCCCATCGGCGGTCGGATTGGTCTCCGCCTGGTCGACCAGGGCAACATCATTCACGCCAACGATCCCAACGGTCTGGTGGTCATCACGCAACTTCAGCCGATTGCGGTGATCTTCACGCTCCCGCAGGATCAGCTCCCGCTGGTCTACAAGAAACTGCGTGACGGAGTGAAGTTTCCTGCCGACGCCTACGACCGCGACAACACGACAAAACTGGCCAGCGGAACGCTCCTCACGATCGACAATCAAATCGATCCCAATACCGGGACCTACAAGCTGAAGGCCGTTTTTGGGAACGAAGACAACGTCCTTTTCCCGAATCAGTTCGTCAACGTCCACCTGCTGGTTGATACCCGCCGCGGCCTCACCGTTGTCCCTGCTGCGGCAATCCAGCGCGGTCCACAGGGAGCATACGTCTATGTCGTCACGGGTGGCGACTCCGCGAAAATCCGTCCTGTGACGATCGCTTTGACCTCGGGCAGTTACGTGGGGATCAACGAAGGGCTCCGGCCCGGAGAATCGGTTGTGGTTGACGGGCAGGACAAGCTGCAAGACGGAAGCAAGATTGATGCCCGGACGCCGACCGGTGGAACGGCTGGGGCGGGCGGACCCGGAGGCGGTCAAAGAGGTGGTCAAGGCGGGCGCGGTGGGGCCAGAGGTGCCGGGGGACGGTCGCAATGA
- a CDS encoding arsenite methyltransferase — MENPNIKEVVKQKYGQAALRVVGGAKTSCCSPVSTSVSVCDDPITSRLYDLEQTSGLPDTAVLASLGCGNPTALAELNPGETVLDLGSGGGIDVLLSAKRVGPAGKAYGLDMTDEMLALANENKRKAGIDNVEFLKGEIERIPLPDNSVDVIISNCVINLSADKDRVLAEAFRVLKPGGRFAVSDVVTRGEIPSDIRKSVLLWVGCVAGALDENEYRGKLRKAGFEDIDLEPTRIYRVADALNFLTDQGIDVAVIGPQVDEKFMSAFIRARKPVDSR; from the coding sequence ATGGAGAACCCGAATATCAAGGAAGTGGTAAAACAGAAGTACGGTCAGGCTGCTTTGAGGGTAGTCGGAGGCGCCAAGACCTCCTGTTGCAGCCCGGTCTCGACCTCCGTCTCGGTGTGCGATGACCCCATCACAAGCAGACTTTACGATCTGGAGCAGACGAGCGGGCTGCCTGACACGGCAGTGCTGGCCTCCCTGGGCTGTGGCAATCCGACTGCCCTCGCCGAGCTGAATCCTGGTGAGACCGTCCTCGATCTGGGTTCAGGCGGGGGCATTGATGTCCTCCTGTCCGCCAAACGCGTCGGTCCCGCCGGGAAGGCGTACGGTCTGGACATGACCGATGAAATGCTGGCGCTGGCAAACGAAAACAAGCGGAAAGCCGGAATCGATAATGTTGAGTTCCTCAAGGGTGAAATCGAGCGCATCCCACTGCCGGATAATTCCGTGGATGTCATCATCTCAAATTGCGTGATCAATCTCTCGGCCGATAAGGACCGGGTGCTCGCGGAAGCATTTCGGGTGCTGAAGCCGGGCGGAAGGTTTGCCGTCTCCGACGTGGTGACTCGAGGCGAAATCCCTTCCGACATCCGGAAGAGCGTGTTGCTCTGGGTGGGCTGTGTGGCGGGAGCGCTGGACGAGAACGAGTATCGAGGAAAATTGAGAAAGGCGGGTTTTGAAGACATCGACCTGGAACCTACGCGCATCTATCGGGTGGCCGATGCCCTGAACTTTTTGACTGATCAGGGGATCGACGTGGCGGTCATCGGCCCGCAAGTGGACGAGAAGTTCATGAGCGCCTTCATTCGTGCCCGTAAGCCGGTAGACAGCAGGTGA
- a CDS encoding DMT family transporter, with amino-acid sequence MKSFYVPLLLTIGGSILYHVAQKSLPRTTNPLITMMLAYALGILIFVVCTVFYHDPRPFLDSVRELNWAVFVVALGAASIEIGFLLAYRVGWNISIAPVASSVAVALLLIPIGLIAFKEHLSIANVLGIMFCVVGLILVTRK; translated from the coding sequence ATGAAATCGTTCTACGTCCCCCTGCTATTAACGATCGGTGGCAGCATCCTCTACCATGTCGCCCAGAAATCTCTCCCCAGGACAACCAACCCGCTGATCACCATGATGCTTGCCTATGCCTTGGGAATCTTGATCTTCGTTGTGTGCACCGTTTTCTATCATGATCCCAGGCCGTTCTTAGATTCTGTCCGGGAATTGAATTGGGCGGTTTTCGTGGTCGCCTTAGGAGCGGCCTCCATTGAGATCGGTTTTTTGCTGGCCTACCGGGTCGGCTGGAATATCAGCATCGCCCCGGTGGCCTCCAGCGTCGCAGTCGCACTGTTACTCATCCCGATAGGACTGATCGCTTTTAAAGAGCATCTGTCGATTGCGAATGTCCTTGGGATCATGTTTTGTGTCGTGGGCTTGATTCTTGTGACGCGCAAATGA